In one Saimiri boliviensis isolate mSaiBol1 chromosome 21, mSaiBol1.pri, whole genome shotgun sequence genomic region, the following are encoded:
- the TOB2 gene encoding protein Tob2, with product MQLEIKVALNFIISYLYNKLPRRRADLFGEELERLLKKKYEGHWYPEKPLKGSGFRCVHIGEMVDPVVELAAKRSGLAVEDVRANVPEELSVWIDPFEVSYQIGEKGAVKVLYLDDSEGCGAPELDKEIKSSFNPDAQVFVPIGSQDSSLSNSPSPSFGQSPSPTFIPRSAQPITFTTASFAATKFGSTKMKKGGGAASGGGVASSGVGGQQPPQQPRMARSPTNSLLKHKSLSLSMHSLNFITANPAPQSQLSPNAKEFVYNGGGSPSLFFDGADGQGSGTPGPFGGSGAGTCNSSSFDMAQVFGGGANSLFLEKTPFVEGLSYNLNTMQYPSQPFQPVVLAN from the coding sequence ATGCAGCTAGAAATCAAAGTGGCCCTGAACTTCATCATCTCCTACTTGTACAACAAGCTGCCCCGGCGCCGGGCAGACCTGTTTGGGGAAGAGCTAGAGCggcttttgaaaaagaaatatgaaggcCACTGGTACCCTGAGAAGCCACTGAAGGGCTCTGGCTTCCGCTGTGTTCACATTGGGGAGATGGTGGACCCTGTGGTAGAGCTGGCTGCCAAGCGGAGTGGCCTAGCAGTAGAAGATGTGCGGGCCAATGTGCCTGAGGAGCTGAGCGTCTGGATTGATCCCTTTGAAGTGTCCTACCAGATTGGTGAGAAGGGAGCTGTGAAAGTGCTGTACCTGGATGACAGTGAGGGCTGTGGTGCCCCAGAGCTGGACAAGGAAATCAAGAGCAGCTTCAACCCTGATGCCCAGGTGTTTGTGCCCATTGGCAGCCAGGACAGCTCCCTGTCCAATTCCCCATCACCATCCTTTGGCCAGTCACCCAGCCCCACCTTCATTCCCCGCTCTGCCCAGCCCATCACCTTCACCACCGCCTCCTTCGCTGCCACCAAATTTGGCTCCACTAAGATGAAGAAGGGGGGTGGGGCAGCAAGTGGTGGGGGTGTAGCCAGCAGTGGGGTGGGTGGCCAGCAGCCACCACAGCAGCCTCGCATGGCTCGCTCACCCACCAACAGCCTGCTGAAGCACAAGAGCCTCTCTCTGTCTATGCATTCACTGAACTTCATCACAGCCAACCCAGCCCCTCAATCCCAGCTCTCGCCCAATGCCAAGGAGTTTGTGTACAACGGTGGTGGCTCACCCAGCCTGTTCTTTGATGGGGCCGATGGCCAGGGCAGTGGCACGCCAGGCCCTTTTGGAGGCAGTGGGGCTGGCACCTGCAACAGCAGCAGCTTTGACATGGCCCAGGTCTTTGGAGGTGGTGCCAACAGCCTCTTCCTGGAGAAGACGCCCTTCGTGGAAGGCCTCAGCTACAACCTGAACACCATGCAGTATCCCAGCCAGCCGTTCCAGCCCGTGGTGCTGGCCAACTGA